TAAATCTGTTTGCCGGAACATCATCACTGTCTGCCGCTTCATTTAAAACCCGGCCTTACTTACAAAATCCATCTCCTACGGCTATGACCATTTGCTGGATAGCTTCGACAAACAGTTTTAGCTGGGTAGAATATGGAGAAACAACCGAGTTGGGACAAAAGACAATCGGTAAAAAGCACGGCATGGCTGTAGCTAATAATACGGTGAATAAAATCCGGTTAACCGGACTGAAACCGGCTACCAAATATTATTACAGAGTATGTTCTAAAGAAATCATCAAACTGGAAGCGTATCAGAAAGAATTCGGTATGACCCTGAACAGTATTAAATTCGAATTTACGACTCCGGGAGAATCTCCTGAAAAAGTAAGGGCTTTGGTTTTTAATGACCTGCATGAAAGACCCGCATCCATAAAAGCTTTATTAAATTACAATACGGGAATATATGATTTCGTATTCCTGAACGGCGACCTTATCAGTGAATTTGAAGACCAGACGCGAGCTATAAAATCGGTAATCGATCCATGTTGCGATAATTTCGCTACTCGTATACCTTTTTATTTCGGACGGGGAAACCATGAAACACGCGGGGCACACGCCTTCAATTTCAGTGATTATTTCGATTCTCCCTCCGAGAACCTATATTATTCATTTACCTGGGGACCTGTATATTTCATTGTTCTGGACAGCGGCGAAGATAAAGAAGATTCTAACTTCGAAGCTTATGGAGGTCTGGCTTTCTTCGACGAATACCGGATAGAACAAAAAATATGGCTGGAAAAAGAATTGAACTCCCCGGAACGAAAAGCAGCCAAATATACCGTGGTTTTGATGCACATACCCACCCATCACGCCGGGGACTGGCACGGTACGACACATTGCAGGCAATTTATAGGAAACACGCTTAATAAATACGACATATCGGTTCTTATTGCAGGACATACGCACAGTGCATATTATTGTCCGGGATGCACAGAACACAATTATCCCATCATGATAGGAGGGGGCCCTGCCGATGGCAAACGAACTCTTATACGGTTAGAAGCCGATTCACAGGAATTAAACGTTAGCATGCTGTCGGACAACGGAACAACCCTCAGTAAATTACAGGTCAATGCTAAAAAATAATGACTGGAATGCCAGGAACAACCGTCTTTATTCTAATAAAACACAAACTTATTTATA
This portion of the Barnesiella propionica genome encodes:
- a CDS encoding purple acid phosphatase family protein; translation: MEKEELKNSRREALRKMALFGTGAILFPSVNLFAGTSSLSAASFKTRPYLQNPSPTAMTICWIASTNSFSWVEYGETTELGQKTIGKKHGMAVANNTVNKIRLTGLKPATKYYYRVCSKEIIKLEAYQKEFGMTLNSIKFEFTTPGESPEKVRALVFNDLHERPASIKALLNYNTGIYDFVFLNGDLISEFEDQTRAIKSVIDPCCDNFATRIPFYFGRGNHETRGAHAFNFSDYFDSPSENLYYSFTWGPVYFIVLDSGEDKEDSNFEAYGGLAFFDEYRIEQKIWLEKELNSPERKAAKYTVVLMHIPTHHAGDWHGTTHCRQFIGNTLNKYDISVLIAGHTHSAYYCPGCTEHNYPIMIGGGPADGKRTLIRLEADSQELNVSMLSDNGTTLSKLQVNAKK